A single window of Nicotiana sylvestris chromosome 3, ASM39365v2, whole genome shotgun sequence DNA harbors:
- the LOC138887668 gene encoding uncharacterized protein, giving the protein MKKTNTPQKKSSKAILADIPTFDLGVLTPKSPPKKPQSTHASEQTTGIPSPRQIRAEMRSKHLHDVDVGGVDKLVENQLKRKGKELSVDDDFVDDSPKVPSVKKHKNGPYFAQQNVDYGVLRFHSLCDPSIPSQIQALLSPNALRVFRKTCFGYLLGLPTICMQNQSLHLLMKYELTKSTDSYFSVLFKGEKLNFSLREFGLITGLNCVNKFSDYGYTSTYVSPLMNTYFPNKERVEKWHLKNVVTNKAWANDVDAVKLCILYMLEFFVCPSDKDHVTFIDKFMFFLIESGNFESYPWGIKSFKQVIESVRHRLNPHVHSYLIRGCSLALQVWLYECCSSVSTELATRCSESIPRILRWSATKGQIWLTAIEEKMIKPEWIKFTNMIESGEELGVLNLPDKIQYEDEHGAQPSHVPTAASPSFEPKYTDCQEDIESVSSKLMKLEKGIVQVDVKLDAYRKDVFEELSSLREFIDQSLKGVMNVINKRFDLDESKFAGSSTKNNYQHQGENNQQFQFNAGDQLHGSTSNTATISPEHFQPHVDLYPDFQEAAEAYKAEGEVPQSPIHGVTVTEVVPEGIDKKVVPEGIENKGLTLDDFELPENLSQLVMYGEPIRDESTPVHPGRTRQPGKHARSPFTSLYSSGGSTSVGPKFFYLKHPFTSVIGENVDPELTERFTNWLYIRSDKVSRRRKYYFSKKDNQIKPWLDFGCEKIDKKDWFYDLAHPGQVINNTHIDVIMYYLRKRGKYGPNNNTRFTTTDCLFKTKIERIYDKFISSPPEQRYSVVKPEDDVGEYILGYRILANVAWDLVDYVLIPVNLVENFHWLLLVFDIKDRQLYVYDSMVRANRHKTVETLVDKFSIIIPLYLSCTGFYGKRKDINFKSTKAYIEKPVTDPLDIQWMVAEIPQQKEGSVDCGVFVAAFAEYVSLGDLAIPKEDLSDIDQHRRRYGALLWDYATKKQEDGSISESEVTGRLARRKGAPAKNERTRVQRKKK; this is encoded by the exons atgaaaaaaaccaACACTCcccaaaaaaaatcatcaaaagctATATTAGCTGATATTCCAACTTTTGATTTGGGTGTTTTAACACCAAAATCACCACCAAAAAAACCACAATCGACGCATGCAAGTGAACAAACTACTGGTATTCCATCTCCTAGACAAATTCGTGCGGAAATGAGAAGCAAGCATTTGCACGATGTTGATGTTGGTGGAGTTGATAAACTAGTCGAGAATCAACTGAAACGCAAGGGGAAAGAGTTGAGTGTAGATGACGATTTTGTAGATGATTCTCCCAAAGTTCCATCTGTGAAAAAACACAAG AATGGACCTTACTTTGCACAACAAAATGTTGATTATGGTGTGCTTAGATTCCACAGTTTGTGTGATCCTAGCATACCTAGCCAGATACAAGCTTTACTCTCTCCGAATGCTTTAAGGGTTTTCAGAAAAACTTGTTTTGGTTACTTATTAGGTCTCCCCACAATCTGTATGCAAAACCAATCACTTCATCTTCTGATGAAGTATGAATTGACAAAGTCTACTGACTCATATTTTTCAGTACTATTTAAGggtgaaaaattgaatttttccttgaGAGAATTTGGGTTGATAACTGGTCTTAATTGTGTGAATAAGTTTTCAGACTATGGTTACACTTCCACCTATGTTAGCCCTTTAATGAATACATATTTTCCGAACAAAGAAAGGGTTGAGaaatggcatttgaaaaatgtagTGACTAATAAAGCATGGGCAAACGATGTGGATGCGGTGAAGTTGTGCATTCTTTATATGTTGGaattttttgtttgtccttctgaTAAAGACCATGTGACTTTCATAGACAAGTTTATGTTCTTTCTAATAGAGTCTGGTAATTTTGAGTCATACCCATGGGGTATCAAATCCTTCAAGCAGGTTATTGAATCTGTCCGACATCGTCTTAATCCCCATGTACATTCTTATCTGATACGGGGATGCTCATTAGCCTTGCAAGTGTGGCTATATGAGTGTTGCTCGTCCGTCAGCACCGAGCTTGCTACGAGATGTTCTGAATCTATACCTCGCATTTTAAGATGGTCAGCTACAAAGGGGCAGATTTGGTTAACTGCAATTGAAGAGAAGATGATCAAGCCTGAGTGGATCAAG TTCACAAACATGATTGAATCTGGAGAAGAGCTTGGAGTGCTTAATCTGCCAGACAAGATTCAATATGAAGATGAACATGGTGCTCAACCATCACATGTTCCAACTGCTGCTTCTCCATCATTTGAACCCAAATATACAGATTGTCAAGAGGACATTGAATCTGTCAGTAGCAAGCTCATGAAGTTGGAAAAGGGGATTGTGCAG gTTGATGTAAAGTTAGATGCCTATAGGAAGGATGTTTTTGAGGAACTCTCAAGCCTTCGAGAGTTCATAGATCAAtctttgaagggtgttatgaatGTGATAAACAAGAGGTTTGATTTGGATGAGTCAAAG TTTGCTGGTAGTTCAACAAAAAATAATTACCAACATCAAGGAGAGAACAACCAGCAATTCCAGTTCAATGCTGGTGATCAACTGCATGGAAGCACAAGCAATACAG CTACAATTTCTCCAGAACATTTTCAACCACATGTTGACTTATATCCTGACTTCCAAGAAGCAGCTGAGGCATATAAAGCAG AAGGTGAAGTTCCACAGTCGCCAATTCACGGTGTGACTGTGACTGAAGTTGTTCCTGAAGGCATTGATAAAAAAGTTGTTCCTGAAGGCATTGAAAACAAAGGTTTGACATTGGATGACTTTGAGCTGCCAGAAAACTTATCACAGTTGGTCATGTATGGCGAGCCCATACGAGATGAATCAACCCCTGTTCATCCCGGTAGAACCAGGCAACCGGGAAAACATGCACGATCACCTTTCACATCTTTGTATAGTTCTGGAGGCAGCACATCTGTTGGACCTAAATTTTTTTACCTCAAGCACCCCTTCACAAGTGTCATAGGTGAAAATGTAGATCCTGAATTGACAGAAAGGTTCACCAACTGGTTATACATTCGTAGTGATAAAGTATCTAGGAG GAGGAAATATTACTTTTCCAAGAAggataaccaaatcaagccttggttggattttggttgtGAAAAGATTGATAAGAAGGACTGGTTTTATGACCTTGCTCACCCCGGACAAGTCATCAATAACACA CACATTGATGTTATTATGTATTATCTGCGAAAAAGAGGCAAATATGGCCCCAACAATAATACTAGGTTCACAACCACGGATTGCTTGTTCAAGACAAAGATTGAAAGAATCTATGACAAGTTCATAAGTTCTCCACCGGAACAAAGGTATTCGGTTGTTAAACCCGAGGATGATGTTGGAGAATATATTCTTGGGTACAGAATTCTTGCTAATGTTGCCTGGGATCTTGTTGACTATGTGCTCATACCTGTGAACCTTGTAGAGAACTTCCATTGGTTGTTGCTAGTTTTTGACATAAAGGACAGACAACTTTATGTTTATGATTCCATGGTGAGAGCAAACCGTCATAAAACAGTTGAGACATTGGTTGACAAGTTTTCAATCATTATCCCTCTGTATTTGTCATGCACTGGTTTCTATGGTAAACGTAAAGACATTAACTTCAAGAGCACAAAGGCATACATCGAAAAACCAGTTACGGACCCTCTCGACATACAATGGATGGTTGCTGAGATTCCACAACAAAAGGAAGGCTCAGT cgattgtggtgtatttgtggCTGCATTTGCGGAGTATGTTAGCCTTGGAGATTTGGCAATCCCAAAGGAAGATCTTTCTGATATTGACCAACACCGTAGACGCTATGGAGCTCTACTGTGGGACTATGCaacaaagaagcaagaagatgGGTCAATCAGTGAGAGTGAGGTTACTGGCAGGCTAGCAAGGAGGAAGGGTGCTCCGGCAAAAAACGAGAGGACTAGAGTGCAACGAAAGAAGAAATAG
- the LOC104246223 gene encoding uncharacterized protein has product MSKIPIMLKSNGNWDNYGRFRDFEVDVIVVDDNANYGILSSPIAEQLSIDTSDKIIEIKYIVNENCPPMEIRNDMGVRAYMETKKENKNLGSYPLCISVRDFNMELAINNESTSAGSSGSLNLLEFPSSPAIEEYQSEIITESTQTYIEEGQVYQDKQTVAAAMKNYSVMHKFQFRVKRSSHRSYWLICVAESCKWHFKATSINDSAMFKIRSFSRQHTCCLMDETFIQRKRTAAVLGSMVVPKYCDPKTVYTPKDIQTDMLSEHGLNLSYMQAWRAKEKALQFLRGNPCDSYNKLPKYFYILEKNYPGSVVKLKKAADDCFLYAFVALCTSINGWQHCRPVVVVDGTFLKSAYRGIMLTASTMDAAGTIFPLAYAVVDSENDASWKWFFEQFKEAYGERPSMCVVSDRHESILKATSVVYPGLAHYSCMWHIWTNIRSKFKKGHLQLHELYFATARSYTMDEFNERMLKIEEVDLRVKSYLYDIGYHRWSRVHATVNRTFTMTSNIAESLNAVTKDARELPIFDLFEYMRTLLERWTKEKLSKAKGTFTYLGHKYNKELEDNSTLSQKLRVRASTDHIHTVLDGVKRYIVCLENKKCSCGQFQLDELPCAHALAALRHRNETYENYCSPYYTRKSLLLTYEMPVNPLPDEGKWDVPQHILDEVVKPPAGDKRQPGRPHKERYKTFDEIKSKKYKVSCGNCGGEGHNKRTCKNAPKKK; this is encoded by the exons atgtcaaaaatcccaataaTGCTGAAATCGAATGGTAATTGGGATAACTATGGCAGATTTAGAGATTTTGAAGTTGATGTCATTGTGGTAGATGATAATGCAAACTACGGAATTCTCAGTTCTCCAATTGCAGAACAATTATCGATTGATACATCGgataaaattatagaaatcaaatacattgtgaaCGAGAATTGTCCTCCAATGGAGATTAGGAATGATATGGGGGTTCGTGCTTACATGGAAaccaaaaaggagaataaaaacttaggttcgtatcctttatgtataagcgtaagagatttcaatatggaattggcaATCAACAATGAAAGCACCAGTGCAG GTTCGTCTGGATCCCTAAACTTACTTGAATTTCCATCCTCACCAGCTATAGaggaatatcaaagtgaaataataactgaatCTACGCAAACATATATTGAAGAAGGACAAGTTTATCAGGACAAGCAAACAGTAGCTGCTGCAATGAAGAATTATTCAGTGATGCACAAGTTCCAGTTCAGAGTAAAAAGATCTAGTCATAGAAG CTACTGGCTTATATGTGTTGCTGAAAGCTGTAAATGGCATTTCAAGGCAACGTCAATTAATGATTCGGCAATGTTCAAGATAAGAAGTTTCAGCCGTCAACACACATGCTGCCTAATGGACGAAACATTCATACAACGCAAACGTACTGCAGCAGTACTTGGTAGCATGGTCGTTCCAAAGTATTGTGATCCTAAGACTGTTTACACACCAAAGGACATACAAACTGACATGTTATCCGAACATGGACTGAAcctaagctacatgcaagcatggagagcaaaggaaaaagctttacagtttttgagagggaatccgtgtgactcctacaacaaattacccaaatatttttatattcttgagaagaattatcctggtTCTGTTGTTAAATTGAAGAAGGCAGCAGATGATTGCTTCTTATacgcatttgttgctctttgtacaTCAATAAATGGTTGGCAACATTGTAGGCCGGTAGTAGTGGTTGATGGGACATTCTTAAAGTCAGCCTACAGGGGGATTATGCTGACAGCAAGCACCATGGATGCAGCAG GTACTATTTTTCCCTTGGCATATGCTGTGGTTGATTCTGAAAACGACGCGTCTTGGAagtggttctttgagcaattcaaggaGGCATATGGTGAAAGACCTTCAATGTGTGTTGTTTCAGATAGGCATGAGAGTATACTGAAGGCAACATCAGTTGTCTATCCGGGATTGGCACACTACTCTTGCATGTGGCATATATGGACAAATAtaaggtcaaaattcaagaagggacatctacaattacatgaattgtactttgctacagcacggtcatacactatggatgaatttaatgaaaggatgttGAAGATTGAAGAGGTAGACCTGCGTGTAAAGTCTTACCTATAtgatattggctatcatagatggtCAAGAGTACATGCAACGGTGAATAGAACTTTTACTATGACGTCAAACATTGCCGAGTCGTTGAATGCTGTAACAAAAGATGCAAGAGAGCTTCCAATATTTGATCTATTTGAGTATATGAGGACTCTTCTTGAACGTTGGACAAAAGAAAAGTTATCGAAGGCAAAGGGTACTTTCACATACCTTGGTCACAAATACAACAAAGAATTGGAAGACAACAGTACATTATCTCAGAAACTAAgg gtgagggcttcaacagatcatatacatactgtgttagatggtgtgaagcggtacattgtgtgtctagaaaacaagaaatgtagctgtggacaattccaacttgatgaacttCCATGTGCGCATGCTTTGGCAGCATTAAGGCATAGGAATGAAACATACGAAAACTATTGCTCTCCGTATTACACAAGGAAGAGCCTTCTGCTTACCTATGAAATGCCAGTAAATCCTCTTCCTGATGAAGGCAAATGGGATGTGCCACAACATATTTTGGATGAGGTAGTAAAGCCACCGGCGGGAGATAAAAGGCAGCCAGGGAGACCTCACAAGGAAAGATATAAAACATTTGATGAAATAAAGTCAAAGAAATACAAGGTGTCATGTGGCAATTGTGGAggtgaagggcataacaaaagaaCTTGCAAGAATGCGCCGAAAAAGAAATGA